The following proteins are co-located in the Manihot esculenta cultivar AM560-2 chromosome 7, M.esculenta_v8, whole genome shotgun sequence genome:
- the LOC110619621 gene encoding LIM domain-containing protein WLIM2b isoform X2: MSFTGTQQKCTACEKTVYPMELLSADGVSYHKSCFKCFHCKGTLKLSNYSSMEGVVYCKPHFEQLFKETGNFNKNFQSPAKSAEKLTPELTRSPSKAASMFSGTQEKCATCGKTAYPLEKVTVESQAYHKSCFKCSHGGCSITPSNYAALEGVLYCKHHFSQLFKEKGSYNHLIKSASMKRAAASVPEA; this comes from the exons ATGTCTTTTACTGGTACCCAGCAGAAATGCACGGCTTGTGAGAAGACTGTATATCCCATGGAACTTCTATCAGCAGACGGCGTTTCTTATCATAAATCTTGCTTTAAGTGCTTTCACTGCAAAGGCACTTTAAAG CTGAGCAATTATTCCTCAATGGAAGGTGTAGTTTACTGTAAGCCTCACTTCGAGCAGCTGTTCAAGGAGACGGGTAACTTCAACAAGAATTTTCAATCAC CTGCAAAGTCAGCCGAGAAGTTAACTCCTGAACTG ACAAGGTCACCTAGTAAAGCTGCTAGCATGTTTTCTGGGACACAAGAAAAATGTGCTACTTGTGGTAAAACCGCTTATCCACTTGAGAAG GTAACAGTGGAGAGCCAGGCTTATCACAAGTCATGTTTCAAATGCTCTCATGGTGGCTGTTCCATAACCCCCTCAAATTATGCAGCACTTGAGGGTGTTTTATACTGCAAACACCACTTCTCCCAACTTTTCAAGGAGAAAGGAAGCTACAATCATCTTATCAAGTCTGCATCAATGAAACGCGCTGCAGCTTCGGTTCCAGAAGCCTGA
- the LOC110619621 gene encoding uncharacterized protein LOC110619621 isoform X1 yields the protein MELLTGDRQVPNSTDFPQHISPFPAAGNLLISNPMAEIHSSEIDRQNLPPQKLRPIRANGRSPSSSQASDLPLAGGLDGTLENLGLLADQVCGISGENGQYFKPPVKAEDSEMVLNGFADTGNPCLVADGSAGFGSGAGGEDGDPDGVRGLFEVKSSTSSDDDDSPAGITKEFASQKRKRKTREKLEDFLENLVLKVMEKQEQMHKQLIETMESRERERVIREEAWKQQERERMKREEELRAQENARNLALISFIQNVMGHKIEVPQALTTITPHAEKHGENDASNHSIQNDFKCDLSNRRWPEAEVQALIMLRTALEQKFRALGAKCSNVWDEISVGMCNMGYNRTAKKCKEKWENINKYFRKSMESGGKKRLENTDTMSFTGTQQKCTACEKTVYPMELLSADGVSYHKSCFKCFHCKGTLKLSNYSSMEGVVYCKPHFEQLFKETGNFNKNFQSPAKSAEKLTPELTRSPSKAASMFSGTQEKCATCGKTAYPLEKVTVESQAYHKSCFKCSHGGCSITPSNYAALEGVLYCKHHFSQLFKEKGSYNHLIKSASMKRAAASVPEA from the exons ATGGAACTACTGACCGGCGACCGGCAAGTTCCGAACTCTACTGACTTCCCCCAGCATATATCTCCTTTCCCGGCAGCCGGAAACCTTCTCATATCTAATCCAATGGCCGAGATTCACTCCTCAGAAATCGACCGTCAAAACTTGCCGCCGCAGAAACTCCGTCCTATCAGGGCAAACGGTAGGTCTCCTTCGAGTTCTCAGGCAAGTGATCTTCCGCTGGCGGGTGGGCTGGACGGGACACTGGAGAATTTAGGGCTTTTGGCAGATCAGGTGTGTGGGATTAGTGGAGAGAATGGTCAGTATTTCAAGCCGCCGGTGAAAGCGGAGGACAGTGAGATGGTGCTGAATGGCTTTGCGGATACTGGTAATCCTTGTTTGGTAGCGGATGGTTCGGCGGGATTCGGGTCGGGTGCGGGTGGAGAAGATGGGGACCCGGATGGTGTTAGAGGTTTATTCGAGGTTAAATCCAg TACATCTTCAGATGATGATGATTCACCAGCAGGCATCACTAAAGAGTTTGCAAGtcagaagagaaaaagaaaaacaagggAAAAACTTGAGGATTTTTTGGAAAATTTGGTATTGAAGGTCATGGAGAAGCAAGAGCAAATGCATAAGCAGTTGATAGAAACGATGGAGAGCAGAGAGAGGGAAAGAGTAATTAGAGAAGAAGCTTGGAAACAGCAGGAGAGAGAAAGGATGAAAAGGGAAGAGGAGCTAAGGGCCCAAGAGAATGCTCGAAACTTGGCCCTAATTTCATTCATTCAGAATGTGATGGGCCATAAAATTGAAGTCCCTCAAGCTTTAACAACAATCACTCCACATGCAGAGAAACATGGAGAAAATGATGCAAGCAATCATTCCATTCAAAATGATTTCAAGTGTGATCTAAGTAACAGAAGATGGCCGGAGGCTGAAGTTCAAGCCCTTATAATGCTACGAACTGCTTTAGAACAGAAATTTCGAGCTCTGGGTGCCAAATGCTCTAATGTTTGGGACGAGATATCTGTTGGAATGTGCAATATGGGCTATAACCGAACTGCAAAGAAGTGCAAAGAgaaatgggaaaacatcaaCAAGTACTTCAGAAAATCAATGGAGAGTGGGGGAAAGAAGCGGCTTGAAAACA CAGATACAATGTCTTTTACTGGTACCCAGCAGAAATGCACGGCTTGTGAGAAGACTGTATATCCCATGGAACTTCTATCAGCAGACGGCGTTTCTTATCATAAATCTTGCTTTAAGTGCTTTCACTGCAAAGGCACTTTAAAG CTGAGCAATTATTCCTCAATGGAAGGTGTAGTTTACTGTAAGCCTCACTTCGAGCAGCTGTTCAAGGAGACGGGTAACTTCAACAAGAATTTTCAATCAC CTGCAAAGTCAGCCGAGAAGTTAACTCCTGAACTG ACAAGGTCACCTAGTAAAGCTGCTAGCATGTTTTCTGGGACACAAGAAAAATGTGCTACTTGTGGTAAAACCGCTTATCCACTTGAGAAG GTAACAGTGGAGAGCCAGGCTTATCACAAGTCATGTTTCAAATGCTCTCATGGTGGCTGTTCCATAACCCCCTCAAATTATGCAGCACTTGAGGGTGTTTTATACTGCAAACACCACTTCTCCCAACTTTTCAAGGAGAAAGGAAGCTACAATCATCTTATCAAGTCTGCATCAATGAAACGCGCTGCAGCTTCGGTTCCAGAAGCCTGA
- the LOC110619792 gene encoding glucan endo-1,3-beta-glucosidase 2 — MNPLASFLLLCLLSFSFLPVNASPPFSSSVIGVTFTSPFSPSTPSPPPDRIVAAVSALHFHRVRLPNSDPNLIRSFSFTNTSLFLSIPNTFLLPLASNRSLALRWLYGHVLPFYPRSMISMISVGDDAVSSELAPFLLPAIRNVHQALHDLGINKISVSTTFSFVNAVTTSFPPSSAMFQEPIGELVIKPLLQFLEDSNSSFLVKLYPYNMYRINSEIPIGFTLFQEHPFNFRDDLMTGVRYRNLFDMMVDAVITSMAVAGHQNIPVIVAETGWPSSGGEFGEVDATPAYAETYLKGLVAHLRSGMGTPLRKEGVAETYIFELADKDVKQGTRNWGILYANMTKKYKIEFSGNDRTNVAAVFLVAMILLVVGFLQY, encoded by the coding sequence ATGAATCCTCTTGCTTCTTTCCTTCTTCTCTGCCTCCTATCCTTCTCTTTCCTTCCCGTAAATGCGTCGCCTCCCTTTTCTTCCTCCGTGATAGGCGTCACCTTCACCTCTCCCTTCTCTCCCTCCACTCCATCTCCGCCGCCCGATCGCATCGTAGCCGCTGTTTCCGCCCTCCACTTCCACCGTGTCCGCCTACCAAACTCTGATCCTAACCTAATCCGTTCCTTCTCTTTCACTAAcacttctctttttctctccattCCAAACACCTTCCTCCTTCCTCTTGCCTCCAACCGTTCTCTTGCTCTCCGCTGGCTGTACGGACACGTTCTTCCTTTCTACCCTCGTTCCATGATCTCCATGATCTCCGTCGGCGACGACGCCGTTTCTTCGGAACTTGCGCCGTTCCTCCTGCCGGCAATCAGGAACGTTCACCAGGCACTCCACGACCTTGGAATCAATAAGATTTCCGTTTCCACTACATTCTCTTTCGTTAACGCTGTCACGACGTCCTTTCCACCATCCTCTGCAATGTTCCAAGAACCGATCGGGGAACTAGTTATAAAGCCTTTGCTTCAGTTCTTGGAGGATAGCAATTCGTCTTTCTTGGTGAAACTTTATCCGTACAATATGTATAGGATAAACTCTGAAATTCCAATAGGGTTTACGTTGTTCCAGGAGCATCCTTTCAATTTCAGGGATGATTTGATGACCGGAGTCAGGTACAGGAATCTCTTTGACATGATGGTGGATGCCGTGATTACGTCCATGGCGGTGGCTGGCCACCAGAATATTCCGGTCATTGTTGCTGAGACTGGGTGGCCGAGCTCTGGTGGAGAATTTGGCGAGGTTGACGCAACTCCGGCCTATGCGGAGACGTACCTCAAGGGTTTGGTTGCGCACTTGAGGTCTGGTATGGGAACGCCTCTGAGGAAAGAAGGTGTTGCAGAGACTTACATTTTTGAGTTGGCTGATAAGGATGTGAAGCAGGGGACTCGAAATTGGGGTATTCTGTATGCAAACATGACCAAGAAGTACAAAATTGAGTTCTCTGGTAACGACAGAACTAATGTTGCGGCAGTATTTTTAGTAGCCATGATCTTGTTGGTGGTTGGTTTCTTGCAATATTAG
- the LOC110619460 gene encoding adenylosuccinate lyase isoform X2: MEFTASSYSSSSRVLNSINHFSCSTTPRLQKSSFFNPSNASIGLSAPSFRGDFSCKCTLKDTGRSIPKMATRDFELSNLTALSPLDGRYWGKVKDLSPHLSEYGLIYYRVLVEVKWLLKLSQIPEITEVPNFSEEAQIFLQGLINGFSMDDALEVKNIEKVTNHDVKAVEYFLKKKCQSHPEIAKVLEFFHFACTSEDINNLAHALMLKESMNKVIFPVMDELITAICNMAEDNASIPMLSRTHGQPASPTTLGKEMAVFAARLSEQRQEISQVKIKGKFAGAVGNYNAHIVAYPGIDWPLIAKEFVESLGLCFNPYVTQIEPHDYMARLFHAIMRFNTILIDFDRDIWGYISLAYFKQITKAGEIGSSTMPHKVNPIDFENSEGNLGKANGGLSHLSEKLPISRWQRDLTDSTVLRNMGEGLGHSLLAYKSALQGIGKLKVNESRLSEDLNQSWEVLAEPIQTVMRRYGVPEPYEKLKELTRGRAVTKESIREFIEGLALPKETKSYLLELTPHTYVGAAIELG; the protein is encoded by the exons ATGGAGTTTACagcttcttcttattcttcgtCTTCTAGGGTCTTGAATAGCATCAACCACTTCTCATGTTCAACAACACCCAGACTCCAAAAATCAAGCTTCTTTAATCCTTCAAATGCTTCTATTGGCTTGTCAGCACCATCTTTTCGTGGGGACTTCTCTTGCAAGTGCACTCTGAAAGACACCGGTCGTTCTATTCCTAAG ATGGCTACGCGTGATTTTGAGCTTTCAAATTTGACGGCGTTGTCGCCTTTGGACGGTCGTTACTGGGGTAAAGTGAAGGACTTGTCCCCTCATTTGAGTGAATACGGGCTAATTTATTATCGGGttctagttgag GTTAAATGGTTGCTGAAACTCTCGCAGATTCCTGAAATCACTGAGGTTCCCAACTTTAGTGAAGAAGCTCAGATTTTTTTGCAAGGATTGATTAATGGGTTCAGTATGGATGATGCCCTGGAAGTTAAAAATATTGAGAAGGTGACAAACCATGATGTAAAAGCAGTGGAATACTTCTTGAAAAAGAAATGCCAATCACATCCGGAGATTGCTAAG GTGCTTGAATTTTTCCACTTTGCTTGCACATCTGAGGATATCAACAATCTGGCTCATGCATTAATGCTTAAAGAATCAATGAACAAGGTCATATTTCCTGTAATGGATGAATTGATCACTGCAATATGCAATATGGCTGAAGATAATGCTTCCATTCCAATGCTTTCCCGCACTCATGGACAG CCAGCTTCACCTACAACTTTGGGAAAGGAAATGGCAGTTTTTGCTGCCAGGTTAAGTGAACAAAGGCAGGAAATTTCTCAAGTTAAGATAAAGGGGAAGTTTGCTGGTGCAGTTGGAAATTACAATGCACACATAGTTGCATATCCTGGTATTGATTGGCCCCTAATTGCCAAGGAGTTTGTGGAATCTCTAGGATTGTGTTTTAATCCCTATGTTACTCAG ATTGAACCACATGATTATATGGCAAGACTTTTTCATGCAATTATGAGATTCAACACCATATTAATTGATTTTGATAGAGATATATGGGGCTATATATCCTTAGCCTACTTTAAGCAG ATAACTAAGGCTGGTGAGATTGGgtcctcaacaatgcctcaCAAAGTAAATCctattgattttgaaaatagtgAAGGTAATCTTGGTAAAGCCAATGGGGGTTTATCTCATCTCAGTGAAAAGTTGCCTATTTCACGTTGGCAG CGCGATTTGACTGATTCAACTGTTTTGAGGAATATGGGGGAGGGCTTGGGACATTCTCTTCTTGCCTACAAAAGTGCATTGCAAGGAATAGGGAAGCTTAAG GTAAATGAAAGTCGTCTGAGTGAAGACCTGAACCAATCATGGGAAGTGCTTGCTGAACCAATACAGACA GTAATGCGACGATATGGTGTTCCTGAGCCTTATGAGAAGCTAAAAGAGCTAACCAGAGGAAGAGCTGTTACTAAAGAGAGTATAAGAGAATTCATTGAAGGCTTGGCATTACCAAAAGAAACAAAGTCCTACCTTTTGGAGTTGACACCCCATACCTATGTTGGAGCAGCTATTGAACTGG GATAA
- the LOC110619460 gene encoding adenylosuccinate lyase isoform X1 has translation MEFTASSYSSSSRVLNSINHFSCSTTPRLQKSSFFNPSNASIGLSAPSFRGDFSCKCTLKDTGRSIPKMATRDFELSNLTALSPLDGRYWGKVKDLSPHLSEYGLIYYRVLVEVKWLLKLSQIPEITEVPNFSEEAQIFLQGLINGFSMDDALEVKNIEKVTNHDVKAVEYFLKKKCQSHPEIAKVLEFFHFACTSEDINNLAHALMLKESMNKVIFPVMDELITAICNMAEDNASIPMLSRTHGQPASPTTLGKEMAVFAARLSEQRQEISQVKIKGKFAGAVGNYNAHIVAYPGIDWPLIAKEFVESLGLCFNPYVTQIEPHDYMARLFHAIMRFNTILIDFDRDIWGYISLAYFKQITKAGEIGSSTMPHKVNPIDFENSEGNLGKANGGLSHLSEKLPISRWQRDLTDSTVLRNMGEGLGHSLLAYKSALQGIGKLKVNESRLSEDLNQSWEVLAEPIQTVMRRYGVPEPYEKLKELTRGRAVTKESIREFIEGLALPKETKSYLLELTPHTYVGAAIELGKSVNVTMNLINGVRAL, from the exons ATGGAGTTTACagcttcttcttattcttcgtCTTCTAGGGTCTTGAATAGCATCAACCACTTCTCATGTTCAACAACACCCAGACTCCAAAAATCAAGCTTCTTTAATCCTTCAAATGCTTCTATTGGCTTGTCAGCACCATCTTTTCGTGGGGACTTCTCTTGCAAGTGCACTCTGAAAGACACCGGTCGTTCTATTCCTAAG ATGGCTACGCGTGATTTTGAGCTTTCAAATTTGACGGCGTTGTCGCCTTTGGACGGTCGTTACTGGGGTAAAGTGAAGGACTTGTCCCCTCATTTGAGTGAATACGGGCTAATTTATTATCGGGttctagttgag GTTAAATGGTTGCTGAAACTCTCGCAGATTCCTGAAATCACTGAGGTTCCCAACTTTAGTGAAGAAGCTCAGATTTTTTTGCAAGGATTGATTAATGGGTTCAGTATGGATGATGCCCTGGAAGTTAAAAATATTGAGAAGGTGACAAACCATGATGTAAAAGCAGTGGAATACTTCTTGAAAAAGAAATGCCAATCACATCCGGAGATTGCTAAG GTGCTTGAATTTTTCCACTTTGCTTGCACATCTGAGGATATCAACAATCTGGCTCATGCATTAATGCTTAAAGAATCAATGAACAAGGTCATATTTCCTGTAATGGATGAATTGATCACTGCAATATGCAATATGGCTGAAGATAATGCTTCCATTCCAATGCTTTCCCGCACTCATGGACAG CCAGCTTCACCTACAACTTTGGGAAAGGAAATGGCAGTTTTTGCTGCCAGGTTAAGTGAACAAAGGCAGGAAATTTCTCAAGTTAAGATAAAGGGGAAGTTTGCTGGTGCAGTTGGAAATTACAATGCACACATAGTTGCATATCCTGGTATTGATTGGCCCCTAATTGCCAAGGAGTTTGTGGAATCTCTAGGATTGTGTTTTAATCCCTATGTTACTCAG ATTGAACCACATGATTATATGGCAAGACTTTTTCATGCAATTATGAGATTCAACACCATATTAATTGATTTTGATAGAGATATATGGGGCTATATATCCTTAGCCTACTTTAAGCAG ATAACTAAGGCTGGTGAGATTGGgtcctcaacaatgcctcaCAAAGTAAATCctattgattttgaaaatagtgAAGGTAATCTTGGTAAAGCCAATGGGGGTTTATCTCATCTCAGTGAAAAGTTGCCTATTTCACGTTGGCAG CGCGATTTGACTGATTCAACTGTTTTGAGGAATATGGGGGAGGGCTTGGGACATTCTCTTCTTGCCTACAAAAGTGCATTGCAAGGAATAGGGAAGCTTAAG GTAAATGAAAGTCGTCTGAGTGAAGACCTGAACCAATCATGGGAAGTGCTTGCTGAACCAATACAGACA GTAATGCGACGATATGGTGTTCCTGAGCCTTATGAGAAGCTAAAAGAGCTAACCAGAGGAAGAGCTGTTACTAAAGAGAGTATAAGAGAATTCATTGAAGGCTTGGCATTACCAAAAGAAACAAAGTCCTACCTTTTGGAGTTGACACCCCATACCTATGTTGGAGCAGCTATTGAACTGGGTAAATCTGTGAATGTCACAATGAATTTAATAAATGGGGTGAGAGCTTTATAA
- the LOC110619433 gene encoding sedoheptulose-1,7-bisphosphatase, chloroplastic: METGIACCARGALLPGISSQHSKVLASPSSFSSRSLKSSSLFGESLRLVPRSSLKVSNTKNASLVTRCEIGDSLEEFLTKATPDKGLARLLMCMGEALRTIAFKVRTASCGGTACVNSFGDEQLAVDMLADKLLFEALAYSHFCKYACSEEVPELQDMGGPTEGGFSVAFDPLDGSSIVDTNFSVGTIFGVWPGDKLTGVTGRDQVAAAMGVYGPRTTYVLALKDYPGTHEFLLLDEGKWQHVKETTEVGEGKLFSPGNLRATFDNPDYDKLINYYVKEKYTLRYTGGMVPDVNQIIVKEKGIFTNVISPSSKAKLRLLFEVAPLGFLIEKAGGYSSDGHQSVLDKEIKNLDDRTQVAYGSKNEIIRFEETLYGKSRLKAGGVPVGAAA; encoded by the exons ATGGAGACTGGCATAGCTTGCTGTGCTCGTGGGGCTTTGTTGCCTGGTATTTCTTCTCAGCACTCTAAAGTTTTAGCTTCTCCATCCTCCTTCTCCTCCAGG AGTCTGAAATCAAGCTCACTTTTTGGGGAATCATTGAGGTTGGTGCCAAGATCATCCCTCAAAGTTTCAAATACAAAGAATGCCTCGCTTGTGACCAGATGCGAGATTGGTGACAGCTTG GAAGAGTTCTTGACAAAGGCAACCCCAGATAAGGGACTTGCTAGGTTGTTGATGTGCATGGGAGAGGCATTAAGGACTATTGCATTCAAGGTCAGGACAGCTTCTTGTGGAGGAACAGCATGTGTCAATTCCTTTGGAGATGAGCAGCTAGCTGTTGATATGCTTGCCGACAAGCTTCTTTTCGAG GCTTTGGCTTACTCTCACTTTTGCAAATATGCCTGCTCTGAAGAAGTTCCTGAACTGCAAGACATGGGAGGCCCAACTGAAG GTGGATTTAGTGTTGCTTTTGATCCACTTGATGGCTCCAGTATTGTCGACACGAATTTCTCTGTGGGCACCATCTTTGGAGTGTGGCCAGGAGATAAATTAACTGGAGTAACAGGAAGAGATCAAGTTGCAGCAGCAATGGGAGTTTATGGTCCAAGAACTACATATGTTCTTGCTCTTAAAGACTACCCTGGAACTCATGAGTTCCTTCTTCTAGACGAAG GAAAATGGCAACATGTGAAGGAGACAACAGAAGTTGGTGAAGGAAAACTATTCTCCCCTGGAAATTTGAGAGCCACATTTGACAACCCTGACTATGACAAG TTGATCAACTACTATGTGAAAGAAAAATACACCTTGAGATACACAGGAGGAATGGTGCCAGATGTTAATCAG ATCATTGTGAAGGAGAAAGGTATCTTCACCAATGTGATCTCACCATCTTCAAAAGCCAAGTTGAGATTGTTATTTGAGGTAGCTCCTTTGGGATTCTTGATTGAGAAGGCTGGAGGCTACAGTAGTGATGGCCATCAGTCTGTGCTAGACAAGGAGATAAAAAATCTCGACGACAGAACTCAAGTTGCTTATGGATCGAAGAATGAGATCATCCGTTTCGAAGAAACTCTGTATGGGAAATCAAGACTCAAGGCTGGTGGAGTTCCTGTTGGTGCTGCTGCTTAA
- the LOC110619434 gene encoding uncharacterized protein LOC110619434: MELEGAEAKWHGSVGGIVDAPIDKVWTIVSETKRLSEWMPMVERCTDLEGDEGVPGYIRLVSGFMFPQQDGERSWIKERLVSMDFTSHSYVYKMEASNVGLDGSVNTLRLVDYGDDSTLVNWSFEISPLEGSSEENIIDYLGFLYKSCINRIEGAIEAASKRFE; encoded by the exons ATG GAACTTGAAGGAGCAGAAGCAAAATGGCATGGATCTGTAGGAGGCATAGTTGATGCACCTATAGACAAAGTCTGGACTATAGTTTCTGAAACTAAAAGATTATCAGAATGGATGCCAATGGTTGAAAGGTGCACTGACTTAGAAGGAGATGAAGGAGTTCCGGGCTACATTCGGCTAGTTTCCGGCTTCATGTTCCCTCAACAAGATGGGGAAAGATCATGGATTAAAGAGAGGTTGGTTTCTATGGACTTCACATCACATAGCTATGTTTACAAAATGGAAGCAAGCAATGTAGGCTTAGATGGATCTGTAAATACATTGAGACTTGTGGATTATGGGGATGATTCCACATTAGTTAATTGGTCATTTGAGATTAGCCCTTTAGAAGGTTCCTCTGAGGAAAATATTATAGACTATTTGGGATTTTTGTATAAATCATGCATTAATAGGATTGAGGGAGCCATAGAAGCTGCATCAAAAAGGTTTGAGTAG
- the LOC110619432 gene encoding laccase-4 produces the protein MACSLLPTTTLLLLIFLFPTFVESAIRHYNFTVVMKNTTKLCSSKSIATINGKFPGPTLYAREDDTVNVRVSNNIQYNVTIHWHGVRQLRTGWSDGPAYITQCPIQPGQSFLYNFTLTGQRGTLLWHAHISWLRTTIHGAIVIFPKKGVPYPFPKPDKEKLIILSEWWKADTEAVINQAMQTGLPPNISDSHTINGHVGPATGCTSQGYTLHVEPGKTYLIRLVNAAINDELFFKIAGHNLKIVEVDASYTKPFTTDTIFIGPGQTTNALLTTDQATGKYLIAVSPFMDTIVAVDNVTAIAFLRYKDTLAFSPPVLTSTPAINATAVTSKFMDNLRSLNSKKYPANVPLTVDHYLYFTIGVGINSCPTCVNGSKSVGNINNVSFVMPSTALLQAHYYNISGIFTDDFPANPLVPFNYTGNFTGGISTMNGTRLFRIAFNSTVQIVLQGTGIIAPESHPIHLHGFNFFAIAKGVGNFDLVNDPKKFNLVDPVERNTISVPTGGWTAIRFRADNPGVWFLHCHLEVHTSWGLKMAFVVDNGKGPNESLPPPPSDLPQC, from the exons ATGGCTTGCTCTTTGCTTCCAACCACCACATTGCTTCttcttattttcctttttccaaCATTTGTTGAGTCTGCCATTCGTCATTATAATTTCACA GTGGTGATGAAGAACACGACCAAGTTATGTTCAAGCAAGTCCATAGCAACCATCAATGGAAAGTTTCCTGGGCCAACTCTTTATGCAAGGGAAGACGATACTGTCAATGTCAGAGTCAGCAACAATATTCAGTACAACGTCACCATTCATTG GCATGGGGTGAGGCAGCTGAGGACGGGGTGGTCAGATGGGCCAGCGTACATTACACAATGCCCAATTCAGCCAGGGCAAAGTTTTCTCTACAATTTCACACTTACAGGCCAGAGAGGCACTCTTCTTTGGCATGCACATATTTCTTGGCTAAGAACAACAATTCATGGTGCCATTGTCATCTTTCCTAAGAAAGGAGTCCCTTACCCATTTCCAAAACCTGACAAGGAAAAACTCATCATATTAA GTGAATGGTGGAAAGCAGATACTGAAGCAGTGATCAATCAGGCTATGCAAACTGGTTTGCCACCCAATATTTCAGATTCTCACACTATTAATGGCCATGTAGGACCTGCTACTGGTTGTACTTCTCAAG GGTACACATTACATGTTGAACCTGGCAAGACCTACTTGATACGTCTTGTGAATGCAGCAATAAACGATGAGTTATTCTTCAAAATTGCAGGCCATAATCTTAAAATTGTTGAAGTTGATGCGAGTTATACAAAACCCTTCACCACAGATACAATATTCATAGGTCCAGGCCAGACCACAAATGCTCTATTAACCACAGATCAAGCCACTGGCAAGTACTTAATAGCTGTTTCTCCTTTCATGGACACCATTGTAGCAGTTGATAACGTTACAGCAATTGCTTTCTTGCGATACAAGGATACCCTGGCATTTTCCCCACCTGTCCTGACATCAACTCCTGCCATTAATGCAACAGCAGTAACATCGAAATTTATGGACAACCTTCGAAGCCTGAACTCGAAGAAGTACCCTGCTAATGTCCCATTGACAGTGGATCATTACCTCTACTTTACTATTGGAGTTGGAATCAATTCTTGCCCAACCTGTGTTAATGGTTCAAAATCTGTGGGAAATATTAACAATGTTAGCTTTGTGATGCCAAGTACAGCTCTTCTCCAAGCACATTACTATAATATTAGTGGGATTTTCACAGATGATTTTCCAGCAAACCCACTAGTTCCTTTTAACTATACTGGAAATTTTACAGGAGGGATTTCAACTATGAATGGAACTAGGCTTTTTAGGATTGCTTTTAATTCTACAGTTCAGATTGTGTTGCAAGGAACTGGAATAATAGCACCTGAAAGCCATCCAATTCACTTGCATGGGTTCAATTTCTTTGCTATTGCCAAGGGTGTAGGGAATTTTGATCTAGTGAATGATCCAAAGAAATTTAATCTGGTTGATCCTGTGGAAAGGAACACTATCAGTGTTCCTACTGGAGGATGGACTGCAATCAGATTCAGAGCAGACAATCCAG GTGTTTGGTTTCTACATTGCCATTTGGAAGTACACACATCATGGGGACTGAAGATGGCATTTGTGGTGGATAATGGTAAAGGACCAAATGAATCACTGCCTCCACCTCCAAGTGATCTTCCACAATGCTAG